In the Sedimentisphaera cyanobacteriorum genome, CGCGCTTACAGTAATCGTGCGCTGTCTGTTGGAGCGGTTGATCTGTGAATAGCCTCTTCCGTATTCTATATTTGCAGCAGTTTCGAATGGTATCTGCCTTGAGTCCGGAGTTTTTATCATTACGTCTTTAATGTCCCTGAGAGTGGTTCTTTTCTCGTACGGGTATCTGAGCATAATGCGAACCTCATCCTTTTGCCTTTGAATCCTCTGCACTTCATCCCCGTAAAAGCCCTGTCGTGCCTGAACCGCAATGTCTGCCAAGGTTAGTCCGGCATCTCTTCCCTCACGTGAGAGAGAAAGCTTAATCTCCCTTTTGCCTTGTTCGAAGTTGTCTTTAATATCCTTCACGCCCGGTATCTGAGATATTCGTTTTTGGAAAATTTCAACGGATGTTTTAAGCCTCTCAAAATCCCTGTTTCCAAGTTCTATCTTTACAGCATCACCAGCGTCCTGCATAGTATAGTTATACTCAATAGAATTCAGGCCCGGTATCAAACCTACATTTTCACGCCATCTGTTTACAAATTCCTTCGAGGAAATACTCCTTTGCTCAGCGCTGAGCAGCTCTACCTCCACTACAGCGAGATGAGATGAAGCAGAACTGTCAGATATTTGAGGGCCGGGAGAATTGTCTACAATCTGAGATTTTCCTACAATAGTGGTTATATATTTTACCAGCGATTTTTCCGATTGGGATTTCTCAGTCAGCTCGGAGGCTGTTTTTCTGCCGGCCTTTTCTACTGTAGCTGCAGCATTCTGAGTTTTTTCAGAAGGCGTTCCAACGGGCATTTCTATAGAAACGCTAACCGTATCTGAATCAACGGAAGGGAAAAAAGTGTATTTTATATAGCCTGCTCGAATTACCGCGAATGTAATAATCAAAACAAACAGGCTGCAGGCCATAGTAACGTATCGCCAGCTTATTATTCTTGCAATAAAGCTTTTGAAAACCCCTTGAGAAAATTTCTCGTGGGAGCTGTCTATGAGCTTTCTGAGCCTTCCGGGTCTGTCTCGGCCTGTTTTTTTCATTGAAGCATCGAGATGGGCAGGCAGGATAAGAAGAGATTCCACCAATGATATGGCAAGAACGGATATAACCACTATTGGAATAACTCGAAGTATCCGTCCCATTATCCCGATTGTAAACATCATTGGCAGGAACGCTACTATTGTCGTTAGAACAGCTATAGTAACGGGGCTGGCCATCTCTTTTGCGCCCTGTACAGCGGCCTTTGCGGCAGGCACACCTTTCTGGTGCAGCGCATGGATATTCTCTCCTACAACGATAGCATCATCTACAACTATACCCAAACATATTATAAAGGCAAACAGAGAAAGCATATCTATCGAAACGCCGAGAAAAGATAAGATAATCATCCCGCCCATAAACGAGATCGGTATCCCGAGGGTTGTCCAAAACGAGAGCCTTATATTCAGCGAGATTAGAAGACAGATGAATACGAGTATCAAACCGTTTCTGCCGTTGTTGAGCAGGAGGCTGAGCCTTGAACGCAGATGCACAGAATAATCGTTGTATGTCTGCATGCTAATTCCGGCGGCCAGAGAGCCTCGGTTTTTCTCTACGTAATGCTCAACTTCTGCAGCTATATCTACAGCATCCTGCCTGCCTACTCTGCCAACCTCCACAAGCACAGCAGGCTCTCCGTTGAACCGTGTGATCATGGGGGTTTCTTCAAAGCCGTCTATAACCTCCCCTAGCTCAGAGAGGCGCAGGACGCTGCCGTCCTTATTGGTTTTAACGATTATATCCTCGAATTCTTCGCCTGAGTACATCTGTCCCTGAGTGCGGATTAGTATTTCCCCGCTGCGGGTTTCTATAGAACCTCCCGGAACATCAATTGAAGACTCAGCTATAACTCTGCTGATTTGCCTAAACGTGAGGTTGTATTTTCGAAGCATCTTTTCTGATACTTCAATCGATATTTCGTAGGGAGGAGCCCCTTTAATGCTGCATTGGGTAATCGTTTCGCTGTCTAAAAGGTCGTCGCGAATCTCTTCGCCGATTTTTCTCAGCGATTTCTGAGATGCCTGTCCGTAAACCATTACAGTTACGATATGGTCGGATTGGTCAACCTCAGATATCTCCGGCTTTTCAGCTTCTTCAGGGAATGTCCTTATTCGGTCAACTTCTTTTTTTATCTCATCGAGCATCTCGCTTGTATCAGCGAAATCTTCCAGCTCTACAAGCACCCAGCCCAGACCTTCCGAGGCCGTGGAATACACCTTCTTGATGTCTTCCAGCCCCGAAACCGCTTCCTCTAAAGGAAGGCAAATCCCTGTTTCAACTTCTTCAGGCGAAGCTCCGAGATACTGAACCGATATTGTGATCATCTTGTTGTCTATATCAGGGAAGATCTCAAGATTGCTTGTTAGAGACGCTGCAATCCCTCCGCCTATTATTACAAACATAAGCAGATTCGCTGCTACGTGATTTCCCGCAAACCAGCCTATAAGCCCTTTACGTGAATCCATCAATCCTGCTCCGATTGTTTTTTCTGACTTTCCATAGGATTGATTTTCATTCCGTCAACTGGGGAATCAATCATACTGGTAATTATCTTCTCTCCGTCTTCCAGGCCTTTGGATATATATGCATATTTTCTGTCTATTCGAAGGACATCAACTTTTCTGATCTCGAGCCTGTTTTTCGGAGCTGCCACCCAAACCTCTTTCATATTATGAACAGCTGTGGATGGTACTGCCGCGATATTCTTTATTTCGTCTCCGATGAAACTCGCCTTAACAAACATTCCGGGAAGAGGGGTTAGCCCTGAATCCTTAAAGCCTTCTTTATTAAGCTCAACAATTACAGTAACCATTCGCGTCGACGGGTTTACCATGCCGGCATTTCTGGCAGCCCGACCATTCCAAATATATTTTTTGCCGGCATATTCAGCTTCAATTTCCACCTTGCCTGCGTTTTCTCCCCCAACAGCGAACCACTGCAGGTCTTCATCTCTCAGCGGGACTTCCACATTGAAAATCTCTGTAGAATAAACTCTCGCTGCCGGCTCGCCGGGAGCTATGTATTCGCCTGCCTCTTTGAATTTCTCAGTAACGATTCCGTCGAAAGGTATTGAAATTTGAGTCCTGTTGAGGTCGAGTTTGGCTTTTTCCAGTCTTGCTTTTGCACTTTCAAGGGCAGCCTCTGCCTCATTAACCTGAGGAATCCTCAATACAAGCGGGTTAGATGGCTCTTTATTCGGGTGAAGCTCTCTCCATTCTCTTTTGGCCACGTCAGCCTGAGCAAGCTCCTTGTCTAGCTTAACCTTTGCAGCTGCCACGGAAGCCTTTGCTGTTTCAAGGGCGATTTCGTAATCCCGCTGGTCTATCTCAAGCAGAACAGACCCTTTCTGAAAACTTTCGCCCTCGTTTATCTCAAAGCTGGTTATCTTTCCGGGCACTTCGCTGACGATTTGCGATGATGTTTCCGGCACAACATTTCCGTAATTATCAATAATTACAGGCGTGTCTTTGAGCTTTGCAACTGCTGTCTCAACTGTAGGGATCAGTTTAGGAGCCTTTTCAGGCTGGATTTTTTCCCTGCTCTTGAAAATAATATACGCACCGAGACCCGCTGCTGCAAGAATCAGAAGGAATAAAACTGCCTGAGCAGCCGGTCTTACAGCTTTTTCCTTATTTTGCATTTCCGCAGCCTCGCTTAGATTTATTTGTCATTATTTTTCATCTCCCAATTACCGCCAAGGGCAAGATGAAGATTGCATCTGTTTACCCAAATCTGACCTATCATATAATTAACCTGAAACTCCGTATTCCGCCTGCGTCTCTCAGTCTGAAGCAGGGCGGTAAAAGGCGCAAGACCTGAGTTGTATTCACGTTTGATGCTTCTTTCAGCCTTCTCTGCCTGCTTGAGGCTTTCCTTGAGATGTTTTAGCTGGGTGTTATAAAGACGCTCCTGCAGCAGAAGTGTTTCCACCTCTTTCAACGCATCGAGAAAAGATTTTGAATACTCGAAGGCAAGTTCTTCCACTCTCGCACGATTGTATTTCACCGCTGCCTTCAGCCTTCCGCCTTCAAACAGAGGCTGGGTGATATTAGCTGCGAGAGAGTAAACTGAATTGCTGCTTTCCAAAAGACCGGAAAAGTCATCGGACAGCCTGCCGCCGGAGGCCGTAAGGGATATTTGCGGATACATATCAGCAATGCTTACATTCAAATCCTGAACCGACGCTGAAAGCCTGCGCCTGCCTGCCCGAAGGTCAGGTCTGCGGTCAAGAAGGCTGGCGGGTATCATATCTGAAATCTTCGCAGGCTCAGGAAGTCCTATAGAATCGCCTTTAAGCTCGGTGCTGCCCGGAGCGCGTCCGAGGATTATATCAAGCGAATAAAGGTAGTCCTTGAGCTGCTTTTCGTAATCAGATGTCTCAGAATTCACTGAAGCCAAGTTTTGTCTTGCAAGATATACCTCAGAGATATTCGATACTCCGTTTCGGTATCTTCTTTCGACTGTGCGAACAGTTTTCTGCCAGCTGTCTGCATTTTGCCTGCTGACAGTCAGCTGCATTTTTGCCACAACCGAAAGAGCCCTTAATTTTACCGTGCTCGATACCACTGAATGCATAACTGCCAGACGGCTCTCTACACTGGCCAAATATCTTTGAAGAGCAGCCTGCTCACCCGAAGCCTGCTTGCCGAAAAGATCCAGAAGATAGTTGATTCGAAGCCCTGCCTGAAGGTTGTCTGACGGTTTGTATGCCGGCATTTCTTTTCCTCTTGAGGCGGACAGCTCCAGCTTAGCATAAGGCCAGTCCTGAGAGGCCTGAATGTTGAGGTTTTCCTTTGCCTGCTTAACCCTTGAAAATGCTGATTTAATGCTCAAATTATTCTCTAAGGCCGCTTGAACTAACCGGTTAGTTTCTGGGTCTTTAAACTGCTGCCACCATTTACCAGACCATTTCTCGTATCTGCTCTCAGCATTGGAAAAGTTTTCCGGATTATTTATAAATTCATTCGGCACATCAGGGGAATACTTTTTCCTGCTGTAGTCTTCTCCGACCGTGCAGCCGGCAATCATTATAGCGTATAAAAGCAAAAATATGTTTAACAATTTACTCATAGCGTATTTTTATCCCTCAGCAGGGTTACAATGCTTATTTCACCAGGACAGTTCAGCCTTGCCGTGAGCCTGCTGCTGCCTGCGCCAGCGGTAGTTATTCCGACAAGATTTTTGTATTTCCATTGCCCTCTGGCGTACCGCATAGGAGCCCGGCAGTTTGTATAAACGGGGATGCCGCTTGGAAGGCAAAACTGCCCGGCATGCGTATGCCCTGCAAGCATAAGAGCAAAACCTGCCTGCTGAGCCCTTGAATAATAGTTGGGGTTATGGCAGAGCAGTATTCTGAATGCGTCCGGAGCTTCTATCGAGCTTATCATAGCGTCCCAGTCGTCATTGTGCAAGTTGTGGTGGTCTCCAAGCCCTGCAACGCAGATCTTCTCTCCCGTCGGTGATTCAATCAATGCTGAGCTGTTTATAAGCATTCCGGCACCAGCCTTTTCAAGATGCTCTGCTATAAAAAGTGAGTCGTGATTACCGAGAATAGAATGAATTACGGCTTTTTTACCCTTTATTTCTTCAAGAAGAGAGTTCATAAACCTGCAAACCCATACGGGAAATTCCCCGTCTCCCCAAGCATAATCGCCGCCTAAAAAACAATAGTCAAAATCGAGTGATTTTATTATCTCCATAACTTTATCATGAAAGCCCTCTCTGCCCGGATAATGGATGTCTGCAAGAAAGAGAATTCTCTTTCCTGAAAATGATTTCGGCAGATTGGAAAAAGCAAGATTGTAACTGCGAACTTTGATGTTGAAATAATCTTTTCGAGCACGATTCCAAAACCTTGCAGCTTTGAGGATTCTCATTGCAGTGATGTCCTCAATATCTGCATTAATCATACCGGGTTCTTTATTATTTAAAAAATTCAAGACATACCTTTTCAATACAGCAGAGCTTTAATAAATTTGCAAAAGAATTATACGCAACCATCAGGCTTGTTCAACGATTAACAACGATTGATTCTGTCTAAAATAATAGTATAATAATAATTCTATGCATACAAAAATATATCAAAACTTAGAGATAGAATCTCATGAGCTTTCCGAAGCGGCAGAGATTTTGAAAAGGGGCGGAATCGTAGCTTTCCCTACGGAAACTGTTTATGGGCTTGCAGCGAGAGCAGACAGCGAAACTGCGTCCAAGCTCAGCGAACTCAAGAGCAGGAAAGAGGGGAAATATTATTCTCTGCATATACCTTTTCCGGAGGCCTTGAGCAGTTATGTTCCTGATATCGATTTGAAATCTAAAAAGATAGTAGATAATTTCTGGCCAGGGCCGCTTACGATGGTTTTCAATGTTTCGCCCGAAAAAATGAGCCGCAAGCATCGAAAACTCGCTGAAAAATGGGATTCAATATATCACAACCAGACTGTGGGCATCAGATGTCCGGATGAAGAAACCGCAGCGAGATTTTTATATCTGGCCGGAGTTCCCGTAGTTGCCACTAGCGCAAATATATCCGGCAAAGAGCCTGCTGTAACCGGAGAAGAGGTAATAAAGCAGTTTGACGGGAAAATTGATGCTGTAATCGACGGGGGCGTCTGCTCGGAGGCCTTGAACAGCACAGTAGCTATGATATCTCAAAACAAGCTTATGGTTTTAAGGGAGGGGGCTGTAAAAGAGCAGGAACTTTTGGATATTTCTGCGATTAAGCTGCTCTTTGTCTGCGAAGCCAACACCCTTTCCAGCCCTATAGCTGCCGAGCTTTGCAGAAAAAGGCTTGCGGAAAATTTTGAATGCAGTGTTTCCCAGCTCGAGGAAAAAGGCTATAATATCTCATGTGCAGGAGTAAAAATCGAGATCGACAAGCCTGCACATCAAGCTGCGATGGAATTTGCGAAATCTATCGGCGGTAATCTGGACGGGCATATAACTACCGGTCTTTCTGAAAAAGATATTATAGAAAGCGATGCGATATTTGTTATGGCTGAAAAACAGAGGGATAGAATACTCGAATTCTACCCTCAAGTTCGTGATAAATGTTATCTTTTGCGTAAAGGCAAAAACATAATTGAACCGGACGGGAAAGACGAAAACTTCCAGGAATTCGTAGAATTGCTGGAGGATTCGGTCAATAAAAGATTAGGTGAAATTGTATTATGATTATAGCTTTAGCTAACGACCACAGAGGTTACGAAACAAAAATACTTATCAGAGGCCTTGTAGAAAAAATGGGGCACGAATGCGTAGATTACGGCTCTGACGGCAAAAGCCCTGTTGATTATCCAGATGTGGGCTATTCAGCATCTATTGCTGTTTCTAATGGCGAGGCGGACAGAGGAATCCTCATTTGCGGTACGGGTATTGGGATGTGCATAACTGCGAACAAGGTAAAGAATGTGCGCGGTGCTCTGTGTTTTGATGAAATAAACGCACGCGTTTCAAGGCAGCATAATGATGCCAACGTGCTTTGCCTTTCAGGCGACCTGCTCGGAGAAAGCTCTGTGAGAAGGATAGTTGAAGTGTGGCTGGAAACAGACTTTATGGGCGGAAGACATCAGCAGAGGCTTGACAAGGTTCGCAAGATAGAGCAGGGCGAAGACCCTAGGGAATAGCTTATAAAGCCTTCATCAGCCTATAATATGTAAATACTCTGATTCTATGAGATTATAAAACTATTTGCGAACAGCTTTTTTTACCAGAGATGATGCATCTTCAGGATAAATCCCCGGGTATTTATGCTTCATAGCTGCCACGATAAGCCCCAAAAACATCGGACTTGGATTTAGAGGTCTTGAGGTTAGGCAGGGATGCGCCTGAGTGCCGATAAAATACGGGTGTTCAGGCAGCTCGAGAATCTGCATAATCGGATGATTTGGCGCTTTGCCCGAAAACACCAAGCCCGCATTTTCAAGCTCTTGGATATATTCCGGGTCAACCTCATATCTGTGTCTGAATCTGAGTCTTGCCGAAAGCACATCTCCGAAAAGCTTATATGCAAGCGTATCCTTCTTAATTTCTACATCTCTTCCGCCTAAACGCATATTCCCCCCAAGACCTTCAATTTTTTTCTGCTCCGGCAGAAGGTTAATCACAGGACTGCTGCAGTTGGGGGCTATCTCTGAACTGTTTGCGTTTTTGATCCCGCATACATTTCTCGCATATTCAATAACTGCCATCTGAAAACCAAGGCAGAGACCGAGATATGGAAGACCGTTCTCTCTTGCAAACCTTATACATTCAATCTTTCCCTCAGTGCCGCGCACGCCGAACCCGCCGGGGACTATTATACCGTCAACACCTCTAAGAGCGCTTTCTGTATTTTCGGGGGTTATATCTGTAACCTCTATCCACTCTACATTCACCTTGCAGCCAAGCCAAGCCTCGCAATGTTCAATGGCATTGCTGATTGAGGCGTAGCTGTCTCGAACGGATATGTATTTGCCGGTAATGCCTATTGTTACCTCATTCTTATGATCTTTGGTTACCCGATCGGTAAAATCGCACCATTTCTCCCACTCACTGCGCTCCTTGCGCAGATCAATCTTATCTTCAATCCCAAGCATCTTGATGATGCTGAAATCTACGCCGCTGTCTCTGAGCATTGAGGGTATCAGGTATATGCTTTTCGAATCGTGCATACTGAAAACATTGCTGAAAGGAACATTGCTGAAAAGGCTAATCTTTTCTCGAACCTGCTCGGTAACCTCCTCTTCGCATCTGCACGCAATAATCGAGGGCTGAATACCTTTCTGGAGCAGCTCTCTGATGCCCAGCTGGGCGGCCTTTGACTTCTGCTCGCCCAATGTTTGCGGGGCTAGTATGTAAGTCAGGGCTACAAAGCAGCAGTTGCTGTCGCCCTCCTCGTTGGCCAGTTCACGCATTGCCTCTATGTAGAATGCGTTCTCCAGATCGCCTGCTGTACCGCCGATTTCAACGAACACAACATCCGCCTCACTGTCTCTTGCCAGCACTCTCAGCTTGCGTTTTACCTCACCTGTAACATGCGGGATAACCTGAACATCCCGCCCGAGATAGCCCCCGCCTCTCTCTGTTTTGAGCACTGAGCTGAATACCTGACCATTGGTGCTGAAATTCTGCTTGGAAAGGTCTATATTCAGCATCCTTTCGTATGTTCCAAGGTCCATGTCGCATTCCATCCCGTCATCAAGCACGAATACCTCTCCGTGCCGGAATGGGTTCAGCGTTCCAGAATCCATATTGAGGTATCCTTCCAGCTTTACAGGGGACACCTTCAGACCCTTGTCCTGCATAAGTTTGGCTACACAGGAAGAAAATATACCCTTGCCAAGACCGCTCATTACTGTACCGAGAACTACTACATACTTCGTTTTACCCTTAACGTATCCTTTAGGCACAGGAGAAAAGAATTCAGTATCCGAGGATTTATTGCTGATGCTTGCAAATATGTCTTCCCTTTTTTGGGACATTTTAACCGCCGTATAAATAATTTATTTAAGTGTTCTTTCAACAAAAGCCATATACTGCTTTTCCGTGTCTATTCCTTCATGCGCCTCTGGAATTTCCTCTGCTATAATCCTGAACCCGTTTTCCAGAGCCCGAAGCTGTTCGAGCGATTCGCTTATCTCAAGAGGTGTACGAGGCATTTGAGTAATTTTCATAAGGAAGTCTTTTCTGTAAGCATAAACCCCTAAATGGCGTTTCATAAGGCTCACATTAGGTTTCCCGTCTTTCCGAGAGTAGGGCACCGGCTGTCTGGTAAAGTAAATAGCGTATCCGTTCTTGGCAACAACTGCTTTAACGGCGTTGGGATTTTCGACCTCGCTTCGGTCCCTGACAGGCGTAACGAGCGTAGCCATATCGGCTTGTTCGTTATTTTTAAGCAGATTTGCAAGCTGGTCGATATTTTTCGGGTCTATTTCAGGCTCGTCTGCCTGCACATTAACAATAATATCGCAGTCAATTTGCTCTGCTGCCTTGGCAACCCTGTCTGTCCCGCTTTTGAGGTCCGGGTCTGTAAGGACGCATTCAGCACCAAAGCTTTCGCAGGCCTGCTGCACCATTTCACTGTCAACAGCTATTACGATTTTTTCTGCCGAATCGGCCTTTGCAGCGGTTTCATAAGTGTGCTGCACGAGATATTTACCAGATTCCGAGGCGAGAATCTTACCTTTGAAACGGGTTGAATCGTATCTGGCGGGTATTATTATAACGGTATTCAAGTCGGTTCCTCGCAGTTAGTTTTTTATTATTTTCTAAAACTCACTGCCTTAATAATTTATTGAAAAACGTTTGATAAGTCAATATTAAAATACACGACAGCGTATCTTGACATTAACTCAGTAAACATTATGATTAGCGTTCTATATATTAACAGATAAACGGAACAGTAGAAATGTCGGAAAATAAAAATTATAAAAAAACGCTGAATCTCCCTAAAACGTCTTTTGCAATGAAGGCTAACCTAACCCAGCGCGAGCCTCAAATGCGCAAACAGTGGGCAAAGGAAAAGATATATCAGAAGATAAGAGAAGCCAGAAAGAACAGCAAACCTTACATCCTCCATGACGGGCCTCCTTATGCCAATGGAGATATCCATATGGGACACGTTATCAATAAGGTGCTCAAGGATGTAGTTGTAAAATACAAAACCATGCGAGGCTTTGATGCCCCTTACGTTCCGGGCTGGGACTGCCACGGGCTCCCGATTGAAGCTAAAGTGATGACCGAGCTCGGAGATGAAGCAGCGGATATGGAAAAGCTTGAGATACGCAAACGCTGCAAGAAGTACGCGAGCAAATACGTTAAGCTTCAGAGCAGGCAGTTTGCATCTCTGGGTGTTTTCGGCAATTATGAGGACCCGTATCTCACAATGGTGCCCGCTTACGAGAAGGGTATCCTTGAGGTTTTCGGCAAGCTTGTAGAGCAGGGGCTTGTTTACAAGCAGCTCAAGCCCATACACTGGTCTGTAGGCTGTCAGACTGCGCTTGCAGATGCTGAGCTTGAATATAAGGACATCACTTCCCCAAGTATTTACGTAAACTTTCCCGCAGAAAGAGAGGCGGCCGAAAAGCTCATCAACCTCGGCCTGGCAGAACAGGGCGAAACCGCCTGCTTTATGATCTGGACAACCACCCCCTGGACACTCTGCGCTAATCTGGCTGTAGCAGTTCATCCGGGGCTTGAATATGCCTCTGTCAAATATCAGAAAAACGGCAAGAAATATGCATCGCTTGTATGCACTGAGCGGATTGAAGCAGCAGTTCAGGCAGCAGGAATATCAGAATACGCCGTTTCTGAGGCGAGAGTTAAGGGCGCAGAGCTGGAAGGGCTGAGATACTCCCACCCCTTTATCACTGAGAAGCCTACTGAATCAGATGCGTATTTTGTCGTTCAGGCCGATTACGTTACCACTGAAGACGGTACTGGCCTTGTGCATACAGCCCCTGGACACGGAACTGAAGACTATATGACCGGCGTTAAAAACGGGCTGGAAATTTACTCTCCCGTAGATGAAAACGGCACCTATGATGATACTGTTCCGGATTTCCTCGCGGGCAAGAATGTGCTGAAGGTGGATGAAGAAGTTATTGAAAGGCTCTCGGCAAAAGGCCTTCTTTTCGCAAGAAAAGACCTGCTCCACAGCTACCCTCACTGCTGGAGGAGCCGGATGCCCGTTATCTTCCGCGCCACAGAGCAGTGGTTTGCAGGCGTTGACATAAAGCTCGAAGACACAGGAAAGACCCTTCGTGAAATGGCCGTCGCCAGTACCGATGAGGTTCGCTGGATACCCGGCTGGGGCAAGAAGCGGATTGCCGGAATGCTTGAATCAAGGCCGGACTGGTGCCTCAGCAGGCAGAGAAGCTGGGGGCTGCCGATACCGGTTTTCGTAAACTCAGAAGGCAGGAGCCTGCTTACGCCCGAATCTGTTGCAGCCGCTGCTGAGCATATCGGAAGAAAAGGCTCAGACAGCTGGTTTACCGATTCCCCTAAGGAGATACTCGGCGAAGATTTTGATTTGCCTGAGGGATTCAGCTTCGATGATCTGGAAAAGGAAGAAAATATTTTTGATGTATGGTTTGAGTCCGGCTGCAGCTGGCACAGCGTGGCAGCAAACAGGGGTTGGGATCTGCCCGTTGATTTGTATCTTGAAGGCAGCGACCAGCACAGAGGCTGGTTCCAGCTTTCACTTCTCCCTGCACTAGGAGCAATGCACAGAGCGCCTTTCAAAAACGTTCTGACTCACGGATTTACAGTAGATGCTGAAGGCCACAAGCAGAGCAAGTCTTTGGGCAATTATGTAAATGCAATGGAGGAGATCGAAAAGTACGGCTCGGACATCCTCAGGCTCTGGGTTTCCAGTGTGAATTATCAGGAAGATATGCGCTGCAGTGATGAGCTTATCGGCAGGATGAGGGATTCTTATCGGAAAATCCGCAATACCATAAGGTATATACTGAGCAATATAAAGGATTTCACGCCGGAAGAGGCGACTGCTTTTGAGGATATGGAGCCAATAGACCAATGGGCTCTTTACCGCTACAACTTTATGGTCAAAAACGTTATCAACGATTATGACAATTTCGTTTTCCATAAGGTATTCGCCGGCGTATACAATTTCTGCACAGTAGAAATGAGCAACATCTATATGGACGTTGTAAAAGACCGTCTGTATTGCGAGCTGCCTGAGAGCCCTTCAAGAAAGAGCTGCCAGACTGTGCTCTGGAAAATACTAAACGGTTTGATAAAGCTTGCTGCCCCAATAATGGTGCATACCGCTGAAGAGGCATGGGCATCGCTTGAACAGAAGGATGAAAACTGCGAAAGCGTACATCTTTCTCTAATAAATGATGCTGATCAGCAGGTTTTGGATTCAGCAGACCAAGAAAAATGGAAAACGATTTTTGAAATACGTGATGAAGTTCTCAGAAAGCTTGAAGAGCTCAGGCAGAACCAGACTATCGGTTCAAACCAGCAGGCAAGTGTCGCTGTAAAGGCAGATGAGAGTACTGCTGATTTGCTTGAGCAGTTCGGGGCAGATAATTTTGCAGAGCTCTGCATAATAAGTGAAGCAAAAATAGAACGTGCAGAGAACCTTGAGATTTCAGCCTGCAAGTCCGCAAATGACAAATGCCAGAGGTGCTGGAACTACTTCGCTTCAGTGGGTGAAGATGCAGAAAATCCCGATTTGTGCAAAAGGTGCGCCGAAGCGGTTAAGCAGACCTCTGCTGTTTGAGAACTCCTTTAAGGGAATAAATGAATTTAGCAAATATACGAAATTTTTCCATAGTAGCACACATAGACCACGGCAAGAGTACAATCGCAGACAGGATTATGCTACATGCAGGGGCGGTTACTGAAAGGGAATTTCATAACCAGCTGCTTGACAGTATGGATCTTGAAAGGGAGCGCGGTATTACTATCAAGGCCTCCGCTGTTACCATGTATGTCAATTACAAGGGCGAGAAATATATGCTCAACCTCATTGACACGCCCGGGCATGTGGATTTCAGCTATGAGGTCTCTCGTGCTCTTACCGCCTGCGAGGGGGCACTTCTTGTTGTTGATTCTGCTCAAGGCGTTGAAGCTCAGACAGTTGCCAATGCTTATCTTGC is a window encoding:
- the pyrG gene encoding glutamine hydrolyzing CTP synthase translates to MSQKREDIFASISNKSSDTEFFSPVPKGYVKGKTKYVVVLGTVMSGLGKGIFSSCVAKLMQDKGLKVSPVKLEGYLNMDSGTLNPFRHGEVFVLDDGMECDMDLGTYERMLNIDLSKQNFSTNGQVFSSVLKTERGGGYLGRDVQVIPHVTGEVKRKLRVLARDSEADVVFVEIGGTAGDLENAFYIEAMRELANEEGDSNCCFVALTYILAPQTLGEQKSKAAQLGIRELLQKGIQPSIIACRCEEEVTEQVREKISLFSNVPFSNVFSMHDSKSIYLIPSMLRDSGVDFSIIKMLGIEDKIDLRKERSEWEKWCDFTDRVTKDHKNEVTIGITGKYISVRDSYASISNAIEHCEAWLGCKVNVEWIEVTDITPENTESALRGVDGIIVPGGFGVRGTEGKIECIRFARENGLPYLGLCLGFQMAVIEYARNVCGIKNANSSEIAPNCSSPVINLLPEQKKIEGLGGNMRLGGRDVEIKKDTLAYKLFGDVLSARLRFRHRYEVDPEYIQELENAGLVFSGKAPNHPIMQILELPEHPYFIGTQAHPCLTSRPLNPSPMFLGLIVAAMKHKYPGIYPEDASSLVKKAVRK
- the kdsB gene encoding 3-deoxy-manno-octulosonate cytidylyltransferase; translation: MNTVIIIPARYDSTRFKGKILASESGKYLVQHTYETAAKADSAEKIVIAVDSEMVQQACESFGAECVLTDPDLKSGTDRVAKAAEQIDCDIIVNVQADEPEIDPKNIDQLANLLKNNEQADMATLVTPVRDRSEVENPNAVKAVVAKNGYAIYFTRQPVPYSRKDGKPNVSLMKRHLGVYAYRKDFLMKITQMPRTPLEISESLEQLRALENGFRIIAEEIPEAHEGIDTEKQYMAFVERTLK
- the rpiB gene encoding ribose 5-phosphate isomerase B, with the translated sequence MIIALANDHRGYETKILIRGLVEKMGHECVDYGSDGKSPVDYPDVGYSASIAVSNGEADRGILICGTGIGMCITANKVKNVRGALCFDEINARVSRQHNDANVLCLSGDLLGESSVRRIVEVWLETDFMGGRHQQRLDKVRKIEQGEDPRE
- a CDS encoding L-threonylcarbamoyladenylate synthase, with product MHTKIYQNLEIESHELSEAAEILKRGGIVAFPTETVYGLAARADSETASKLSELKSRKEGKYYSLHIPFPEALSSYVPDIDLKSKKIVDNFWPGPLTMVFNVSPEKMSRKHRKLAEKWDSIYHNQTVGIRCPDEETAARFLYLAGVPVVATSANISGKEPAVTGEEVIKQFDGKIDAVIDGGVCSEALNSTVAMISQNKLMVLREGAVKEQELLDISAIKLLFVCEANTLSSPIAAELCRKRLAENFECSVSQLEEKGYNISCAGVKIEIDKPAHQAAMEFAKSIGGNLDGHITTGLSEKDIIESDAIFVMAEKQRDRILEFYPQVRDKCYLLRKGKNIIEPDGKDENFQEFVELLEDSVNKRLGEIVL